From the Schistocerca piceifrons isolate TAMUIC-IGC-003096 chromosome 2, iqSchPice1.1, whole genome shotgun sequence genome, the window gacgaAAAGAGACAGTAGCTGTGGGAAGGAACAAACGAGATAGTAGCGGTAAGAGAGAAATTGACTATGAGAGGAGAcaatagtagtaggacagaacggagGACTACTGTGGCTGTGAATCAGGAGGCagtgactgagagagagagagagagaggagagagagagagagagagagagagagagacacacacacacaggaaatgacaatgagttgggctgaatgagtcaATGAGAATGGGAATTTGGAGTAAATGGGTATGAGTGACAGTGACACTGAGCGATGAGTGTGAACGAGTTACAGTTAAGAGTGAAATGTGAGTTGCATTTACAAGAGCGccaatatgttcacatgccaaaatgtttgggaaaatttttgaaggtgccGAGGAAGGTAGAACAAAGGCAGCTGGCagtacctcacttttcagtcatTCTTTTAAACGGAACATTTTCGCCTTTTTTGTGTTCTAATAGGATGGTTTTTCTACTGGCAAATAATAACCCAAACTCTCGTCATTTAGACTAACGTGCGTttatctggagaaaaaaaatcgttcTCCATTGCAATAAGTGACAGATGAATACTTAAATGTGGAAATAGGGAAAGTGTAAGGTTGAATAATTCCAGATCCTATCCATTTTAGTCACCAGAAATTGTTCTAGCTTTCCAGTCTAAGAAAACATCTGATACCTGTTTATTCCAAAAATCTACTCAGTAATAATCATGGTGTCCGAAAAAAAATCACGTTCGTCGAGTCCTGATCACTTTAACTCAAATCaagactgaaagaagaagagtgtaaaatAACCTTTGCGGGTGAAGGGAGTTTAGAGCTTCTCAGTTGTTCGCCAAAATACAGCACTCATAAGGAATGTTGTTACATCTGTGCTTGCTGAAAGCTCAGTTATTGAGGAAGGAAATGATATATTGTTAAGTAGGGTTCACACACGCATCTAATGCGGCACCACAGCTTGTGGCTTTCTGTAGTGGCATCATGAGCTTCAGTTCATACACGACGCCACAAATTCTACGTAGTCGCACAGCTTTCAGTATTGCATGAGTTGAAATCATATGAGCGGATATGAATGTTATAGTGCAGGTTATGTGCTTTCAGAACTGTGacgagttaaatacaagaaagaCGAAACCCACAAGTTGGATCCGAAGATAGATTTCGCACAGGGATAAATCAGGGGCCACAAACATCTTTATTATAGAAATAACATTCGGAGACGAAAACACTGTCTACAGTGGCACGCTAACTAACAATGGGCATGTAAAAATCATCTGCAGACACGCCACTTTTGCAAATTTTTAGTATCTTGTGGTATTTGTTGATGTAggcatttcaaataactaatttttagtttaacaactGCCACATCACACTCTGGAGCTATTTCCTGCATATAATCAACAATTTATAGTATGTTTGGTCTCTCATGGCTTGCTGTTCTTGTAGTTCCATTAGGTGCGAAAGTGTACCTGGTACCTGCTGACAACTGTTTTCACTTCTTTTCAGAAATTAACACTTACTGAAATCGAATGGAGTACAGCTGCATTTACTCCTCGATAACTACGACAGAATGCTGTGTTTTGAAATACTGCTACCAGGGAGCAGTGGTGGTAGGAGAGTGACGCAACAAAGTACAACCAAGCTGGACTTTTTATGGCGTGATAAAAGTTGTATCTCGTAAGATGCGCCACTAAAAAGTGAGAGTTCACACATACAACTGAAATGGGCTTTTAAGTGTAGTGACCAATGACAGCAGTTCGGTCCCtgaggaattcacatacatttttcATTTATGGAAATTGCATATTTTATGACGCAAAATTGAGAAAATGCACTGTTATGGAAAGTAGGTAATATTATGCACTAAAGGCAGGGAAATCTGATTAATATGCAGCATTAAAGTGTAAAATATGGCATATTAAGTATAATAAGTATGCAGTATGCATGAATTTACTTCCTATAAGATCAAAATGTGCACGAGAAAATTCTGAGGATGCCTCTTGCAGCGATATGGCACAAATGGTGGTGATTTGTGTAAAATGTTTGTGACACACATGGATAGCTGCTTCCATTAGCACGCCGCttcaggagtgggggggggggggggggggggagtagtgtcGTAATGAACCTTACATTAAGAGTCTCTGAACTGCATTTTTGATAGCAAAGAGGCAATACATTATATTAGAATTATAATTCGTTTGGCAatcattgtgtatttttatgtattgTTGATGGTGTGTTATACTTTTTTAAGTAAAGCTTTTGTTGCTTAATTTTATGGACTAAATACTATTTCTGTGAAGGCCTCCTTAAAGAAAATTaggtacataaaattaaaaaataaacactcaTTTTCAGAATAATGACAAACACGAGCCCTTTTAAGGTCCTCTCTAACAAATTGGACAGCCCCCTCTATGTCCTTGTGTGTTGATATGCTGGATTTCAGCTTCCACAAACATGTTCTTCACTGAATTTTGGTTTGAATGAGCCTCTCCTAATTAGGAGGAGGAGGTGTGATCTATTTGGATTTTCAAGTTTTTTCAGCTGACTAGATTTCCAAACCAGTTCTTTTTGAATCATAATACTTAAAAAgctaaatttttgtttttgttggagATGTGTGGGGACAGTAGTTAAAGATACCTGTCCTATGTTGTAAATTTGTGAATTCCTCTTCCATCAAGACATCTTTCTTCACCACTGTTGTAACAGAAGATTTACTTTTAATACTTGAAATTTCTATAGCACACCTGTTATTACcagaggaaacaaatgaaaagtccAGGCCATTATGAGAGCTACTGACTCATAAAATCTGCAACTGCAGTTTTAGGTTTCTAACCATTTGATTGTAGTGCAGTGAAAATGTTATGTTTAAACTATTTTAAAAACTGATATATAATTGTcaggtatttttaaaattttgagatcAGCTGAATCATGAAGTTCTTGTACTCTCATTAAAAGTGATTAAATGACCAAAATTGCAAGAGGAAATTTTAAGGATAAATAGTTATAACTGTCAAAGGTGGTCGTGGTCATGGTGGTGGTGTTTCAAACAACTGCTTGTAATTGTTTTTGAGATTACTGTAATATTTTAACCTAATTTAGATGGTAGTAGATTGACTGTTATggtttcttttcttgtttcagtTCCAACAATTCACACAACCCACTGTTATTGAACAGGCGTCATATATCCTGATAGCAGCTGGAGCATTTATGTTTGTAGTCAGTTTTCTTGGCTACTGTGGTGCACTGAGAGAATCTAAATGCCTTTTGACTTGTGTAAGTATTGAAGGGATTTGTCTGTACCAAATGAATGTTCCACTGTAAGCTGAAAGGAGAAATTTTGCCAATACCGGAGTCTGAAATAAAATGATtagatgtctctctctctctctctctctctctctctctctctctctctctctctctctctctctctctctcccccccccctccctccctcccccctcccccctctcttttctGAATTTTCAGAACCAGTGTGCATGTAATACTTATCTGATTTGGATTACTACTTCAGTTTATTTCTCCGATTTCAGCAGCTTCACTTTCCAACAGTTTAAATATGGAAATGCTCATCAGCAGTGATTTTTGTGCTCTTGTATCATACATTGATTGAAATACTGTATTCAATTTCTGAATAATGAATTTGCATTATGTACGTGAGTACAGATGTCGGATTTGGGCAGTAATTAATCTCATACTCAACTATGTTTTACATACAGACATTTTTTGTTGGTATTGTTATCTTGCCTCTTCGTCGAAGTGTATCATGATGTAGTACTTGAGGCCCTCCTTGTCACTCCATACAGCATTGGTAGCTTCATGCAacacttgctgaaatgtaagggttTCTGCTGTCGAGCTCAATCTGTTGCATGCAACCAAAGCAGTACCTCAGACAAATGATAAACATGCAAAACAAATCATCTTCATATAAATAACAACTTTTTGGACACGTGTCCTATTTgattgttattaaaattacattaaaattgttTGTACACATGCTTGCTCATTTATAGATAAGGGTGAAGAAAATTTTGCACTTACAATGTTTATGAGCAACATTCCTTATTTTGTACACTCTCAAAAGGAAATGTTTCTCTAAGCTACTTAGAATAAAATACCATTAAGGTTGAtgagagaggtggaggggggggggggggagagaaaggacGGAAGGAGAATCATTAGTTACACAACCCTCTCCGCCTACGCACAAACCCTCCTTGTCGGTTTGTCATTAATGAAAGCCATCGGCCGTGAAGTAGTTCGCTTTTTGGACAGCTCCAAAATATTTTAAAGAGGCATGTCATCTTGTATTATTTTCTTGGGACTGATCCCGTAACTTGTTGTTGTGTCTCATTACATTTTTTCGGTAGCCTTTTGTAAAAACTGTTTTACAGCAGTTGCTCGGCTGAAGGAAGTAACAATTCTTTATGCTTACAGTATGGTGTTTTCTTGGTGATAATTCTTATAATGGAGATCACAGCTGGAAGTCTTGCAGCTGCATACAAAGATGAGGTAAGAGAAAATAACATGATTGTTACtttatttgtgtgtgcgtgtgcgtgtgcgcgtgcgcgtgcgcgtgcgtgtgcgtgtgcgcgtgcgtgtgggTGGGTTGTCACTATTAATGTAATGCCTTCAAGGAAAGATGGAAAAAGTCATATTTTCTGAATTATTGCAATCACCTAGCTGAAGAGTTCTCCAGGAGTACTCTACTCTTTAAAATTGACACTTAGTAAAATGCAGGATTGTGGTATGCAAGAGTTTGACTTTTGAAAGTGATGCAGCTACTTTATAGAGCAGCTTAATTTTGCTTGTAATCTATCCAAAGCCAAATCTTGAAATTACTGATTATGATTTTTAATCAGCTGAAAATATAAAAGGAGTATTGTGTAAATTTCAGTTATAATTGCAGTGTTGACGAGTTCCCTGTACATTAAATCTCGGTCTTGACTGTGTATGTTAGAGGACAATAAAAATTCTGAGTCTGGTTGCATAGGTTAAGCCTGCCTTTTCTTAAATTAATGCTCACATTTTGCTCCATGGAGATAGTCTGTAATGTTAATTCTGTTGAACAATTTTTCCCCTGTTCTGTGATTTCTATGTATAGTACTGTTCTGTGTACAACATACGGTCAGGTATTAGAGCAGCATACATTTGATAGTTATCTGACTTGACTCATTTCATCACAAACTACACATTAATAGTTGTTCTCTACTTTGGACAGATTTTTGTGCTTGTTGATTTGGCCACTGCATATTTTACAGGTGTGACCAGTAGTAGATTTTGAAACTCCTTCACATCTttgaatttttctccatttgactgATCCTAGAGACTTTATAGTCTTTTGCAGCCTTCTGAAATATTTATGGATTGACATTAAAGTATAAATATGGCATTCGTTTCAGGCAAAGGATGAGACAGAAAAATTTTTGAAGTCAACAATTGAGAAGTATTATGCAAGTAATCAGGATGCTGTTACACTAATGTGGGACTACATAAACGCAGAGGTGAGAAATTACAAAAAACATAAGTTATTTAACAGACAGGTGTCTGTGAAGCTAGTAACTACATGACCTTATTCTCTACTTTTTAAGAATTGTTTTATTTATGTGTGTTCAAAGACAATTTATATTATGTGATAGAATTACTGTTCAGAAATGTAATAAAGTCTGTAAGTCTGAGTTCAGGTTTTGTACATAATCTGAGTCATTGTGCATACATACTTCAGTAGCAGACattgcaatgcttatgaattgctGAAGAGGTAGTAATATTAAAGTAATAAGAGACTAGACTGAATTGCAATTCGTATCTCTAGAAATTCAGGGTGTTAAAACACTATTTTCAATGTAGTAGTACACTAAAATGAAGCCGTAAACTAAAATGAGTTAGTTAatctttaattattttcaacttGTCCAGCCTCTCTAAACACCTGGTTTGAAAGTGCTTTTCCAAAACTTTCTTCATACATTCAGGATTTGAAAGTTGGTGCCTGGACATTAATTTTCTAAAATAGTAAGGCACACTTCTCAAAAATTATTCGTTCATCACTCTTCCTCTGTGCTTGAAAGCAAAAAAAACGTGAGTGTCCATTGATTTTTCTACTGTAAAATATTGGTGTACAGTAGGGATTATCGGGAATGAAATAATTTGAGTGAGTTTGGTAAGAGTGTAAGGTATATATAGTATTTAACAGATGTGAGCATAGCCACTATAGGCAACTCTGACATTGTTCTCTGAGATTACATCTTTCTGCCTTCACCCTTATCTTCACAAGAATTATTGTCATGTTACTCAAATGGTTAgtgtaatttctttattttattttttccccaatGATATGTATTTTTTGTATTCAGTTCAAATGCTGTGGAGTTCAGAACTGGGAAGATTTCAAAACTGCTCCAAAATGGAATGCCACAGTACCAAGGTCTTGCTGCATTCTTGAAGGGGATATAGCAAAATTCCAACCCAAGTATTCAGCTTGCCCAGCTAGTGCATCAAACCAAAATTCTTACTGGATGGATGTAAGTTAACTTTATTTGTATAATGATTGTATATTTCTTACAGAATAAATTATATTAATTTCTGGATTCTTGTTTTTCAGGGTTGCTATAACAAGTTCTTGGTATGGGTGGATGAACACATAAGAATAGTTATAGGTGTTGGCATTGGCTTGGGTTTGCTCCAGTTGATTGGCATCTTCCTTGCATTTTGTTTGTCAAAATCAATTGACCAATACATAAAGTGATTTTATATGGACAAAGCAGTTATCAAAAGTGAATGGTCAGAGGTGGTGTGCTGCACAGATTGAGTGACAATATATACAcctatttttattacaaaattaatgttaaaattAGAACTATTAgttgtaatggatgtgtgtgatttgaaGAAAAATTGTGTGTTTGGAAGGCAGAATCTCTCGAGTGTATAGAAAGGTGAAAGTGTTAATAGTGCTTCCACATTATACGTATATAAGTGAATATGTTAAATGTGTAAAGTTTAAGATGAGGACATCTACATACAATACAAAATTTTTAATGATACGAATGATATATTTGTATAATTGTTTCATATGAAATTTGTTTGGTTTTTAACTACCATTGtctgtcttctttttcttctttttttgtgtttcaaaATTGACATTCCACCATTAACTACCTTGGTATTAACCTTGTTTGCAGTCTCTGGTCCACGAGTGTCAAATTACTTTCAAGGTTCAACTGTAGTATTTTTCTTTTCGATCCATTATGCATAACAGTGATAAAACTGCAAAGCATTCCCCTAACACATGCTTTGCAGCTCTGTTTCATATCTGATAattttctacacctttattctttaaTTGAATGTTTTCTCTTTTTTCTACTTCATCCAGTTATTGTCTTGGAAAAACATTTAAGTATATCAAatttggaaattgcatcttgcatcTGTATATTCACCATTTTCCAGAATGTTACTGAATTGTGTGTACATATGATgtttgtatatactgtatattttgc encodes:
- the LOC124776276 gene encoding CD82 antigen — its product is MRNYHRLARPPARGKMSSGCGTAFAKYCLCLFNFVFFLAGAAVLAVGIWIAVDKHSFIQVANVIQSEELRLQFQQFTQPTVIEQASYILIAAGAFMFVVSFLGYCGALRESKCLLTCYGVFLVIILIMEITAGSLAAAYKDEAKDETEKFLKSTIEKYYASNQDAVTLMWDYINAEFKCCGVQNWEDFKTAPKWNATVPRSCCILEGDIAKFQPKYSACPASASNQNSYWMDGCYNKFLVWVDEHIRIVIGVGIGLGLLQLIGIFLAFCLSKSIDQYIK